The following proteins are encoded in a genomic region of Dioscorea cayenensis subsp. rotundata cultivar TDr96_F1 chromosome 8, TDr96_F1_v2_PseudoChromosome.rev07_lg8_w22 25.fasta, whole genome shotgun sequence:
- the LOC120267560 gene encoding dof zinc finger protein DOF3.1-like translates to MMMELEKQRELLKKKKSEEAPKKCPRCDSMQTKFCYFNNYSASQPRHFCKSCKRYWTDGGTLRNVPHGGATSQRRPKRARISPSTSIASPSSSSSSLSHTVFPQTFTALHPTMLPSFHFPPAEFDIQVGEPWPEFLNAEEEFDKWAEEDIPVHESHPSSPTII, encoded by the coding sequence atgatgatggagcttgagaagcaaagagaattattgaagaagaagaagagtgaggAAGCACCAAAGAAGTGTCCCAGATGTGATTCCATGCAAACAAAGTTCTGTTACTTCAACAACTACAGTGCATCTCAACCACGCCATTTCTGCAAGTCCTGCAAACGTTACTGGACCGACGGCGGCACTCTCCGGAACGTTCCCCACGGCGGAGCCACCTCCCAGCGCCGCCCCAAGCGTGCTCGGATATCCCCATCAACTTCTATAGcctccccttcttcttcttcttcatctttatcACATACTGTTTTCCCTCAGACTTTCACTGCTCTTCATCCAACTATGTTGCCATCTTTTCATTTCCCTCCTGCTGAGTTTGATATTCAAGTTGGTGAGCCATGGCCGGAGTTCTTGAATGCTGaggaggagtttgataaatggGCAGAGGAGGACATACCTGTCCATGAGTCCCATCCTTCTTCTCCAACAATCATATGA